One region of Thunnus thynnus chromosome 14, fThuThy2.1, whole genome shotgun sequence genomic DNA includes:
- the socs5b gene encoding suppressor of cytokine signaling 5b: MKKVSNMWSNLKSKCQTLFHNNSSGPSESRVEADAVHCVVDLGQGGSSGEAQASGSSSPSRSLLPVPMVTAGRRHHNCVSDIPQLVEITIDKDTEDVRGGSGGVPLARRDSYSRHAPWGGKKKHSCSTKTQSSLEADRRSGRLRGSGNRRDRRYGVSSIQEMSDSVSGGRSLNARSLRQRLSDTVGLCLPLPARRRSRSSKNPVTSKRKIHLTELMLETCPFPPGSDLAHKWHLIKQHTAPVSPHSSTALLDAFDPAHPSPEDEEERLRERRRLSIEEGVDPPPNAQIHTLEASVPGSSLYKLGPKMAPGMGEASGEGRASGASSSGGAGSSGACGQVLGATASAQDCDSEEDSTTLCLQARRPKQRHASGDGHLSRQQPGPWKVHTQIDYIHCLVPDLLQITALPCYWGVMDRYEAEALLDGRPEGTFLLRDSAQEDYLFSVSFRRYNRSLHARIEQWNHNFSFDAHDPCVFHSSTVTGLLEHYKDPSACMFFEPLLTAPLHRTFPFGLQHLARAAICRWTTYDGIGSLPLPPALQDFLKEYHYKQKVRVRWLEREPPLKVK; this comes from the coding sequence ATGAAGAAAGTGAGCAACATGTGGAGCAACCTGAAGAGCAAATGCCAAACACTctttcacaacaacagttcaggACCCAGTGAGAGCAGGGTTGAGGCAGATGCCGTCCACTGTGTGGTGGATCTTGGCCAAGGAGGCAGCTCAGGTGAGGCTCAGGCATCAGGATCCTCCAGCCCATCAAGGAGCCTCCTCCCAGTGCCAATGGTAACAGCAGGACGCCGCCATCACAACTGTGTGTCGGACATCCCTCAGCTAGTAGAGATCACTATCGACAAGGACACTGAGGATGTGCGAGGGGGATCAGGGGGTGTTCCCCTGGCCCGGAGAGACTCCTATTCCCGTCATGCTCCATGGGGGGGCAAGAAAAAACACTCATGTTCCACCAAAACCCAGAGCTCTCTGGAGGCAGATAGGCGGTCTGGGCGCCTACGTGGGAGTGGGAACCGTAGGGACAGGCGTTATGGAGTCAGCTCCATCCAGGAGATGAGCGACTCTGTATCTGGAGGACGTAGTCTGAATGCTCGGTCGTTGCGTCAGCGGCTAAGTGATACTGTAGGGCTGTGCTTACCGCTGCCAGCTCGCAGACGCTCGCGCTCATCTAAGAACCCTGTCACCTCCAAACGTAAGATTCACCTGACGGAGCTTATGCTGGAGACTTGCCCCTTCCCACCAGGCTCAGACCTTGCCCACAAGTGGCACTTGATCAAGCAACACACAGCACCGGTCAGCCCGCATTCCTCCACTGCCCTGCTGGATGCCTTTGACCCGGCCCACCCCTCTcctgaggatgaggaggaacgACTGCGTGAGCGTCGCAGACTTAGCATCGAGGAAGGTGTGGACCCACCACCTAATGCACAGATCCACACCCTAGAGGCCTCAGTGCCAGGCTCCTCTCTCTACAAACTGGGACCAAAGATGGCTCCTGGCATGGGAGAGGCCTCTGGGGAAGGCCGGGCCTCAGGGGCCAGCAGCTCTGGGGGTGCTGGATCATCAGGGGCCTGTGGGCAGGTATTGGGGGCTACAGCGTCAGCCCAGGACTGTGACTCTGAGGAGGATTCGACCACCCTCTGTCTACAGGCTAGGAGGCCCAAACAGAGGCACGCCTCTGGGGATGGTCACCTGAGCCGGCAGCAACCTGGGCCCTGGAAGGTTCACACCCAGATAGACTACATCCACTGCTTGGTGCCGGACCTATTGCAGATCACAGCCCTGCCCTGCTACTGGGGCGTGATGGACCGCTATGAGGCTGAGGCACTGCTGGATGGACGGCCAGAAGGCACCTTCCTGCTGCGTGACTCAGCCCAGGAGGACTACCTCTTCTCCGTTAGCTTCCGCCGTTACAACCGCTCACTGCACGCCCGCATCGAGCAGTGGAACCACAATTTCAGCTTTGACGCACATGATCCTTGTGTTTTCCACTCTTCCACCGTCACAGGACTGCTGGAGCACTACAAGGACCCCAGCGCCTGCATGTTTTTTGAACCGCTGCTTACAGCGCCTCTCCATCGGACCTTTCCCTTCGGCCTGCAGCACCTGGCACGAGCTGCCATCTGCCGCTGGACCACTTACGATGGTATAGGCTCTCTGCCGCTGCCCCCTGCCTTGCAGGACTTCCTCAAGGAGTATCACTATAAACAGAAAGTACGAGTTCGCTGGCTGGAGAGGGAACCGCCACTCAAGGTCAAATAA